In Juglans regia cultivar Chandler chromosome 13, Walnut 2.0, whole genome shotgun sequence, the following proteins share a genomic window:
- the LOC108992272 gene encoding probable leucine-rich repeat receptor-like protein kinase At5g63930 isoform X2 — MFFPLLGFCWLTQFHCLHQPYTLLNSAIASPNILSISCYGTSPIHLPHLANGQEFIAIPRTAFKSSGNSFSGEIPLLLGNCAQLNTILLNDNDFRGPIPPELFGSKRLSRLDLGYNSLSGNIPPEVSFCTNLEYLGLYNNYLRGEIPSEIFSLPALKYLYLHTNNFTGSLPDFSPSCAISDLWIHQNAFSGSLPYTFSNCHNLTTLIASYNNFGGVISLEIFEGLLQLEILYLDENNLEGEIPETLWGLERLQELVLSGNKLNGSIPERIAQCHLLAVIALSSNKLVGQIPHSIGDLKYLNNLFLFDNMLDGSLPPQLGNCTSLVELKLQNNFIGGTIPPEICNLENLEVLFLFNNLIRGHIPLQIGRMSSLMELALYNNNLTGRIPLGITHLKKLTFLSLAHNNLSGELPSELGKDNSPGLLKLDLTGNKLYGPIPSSICIGNNLSVLALGNNHFNGSFPVGIEKCSSLRRVIISNNLLQGTIPADLGNNSGISFLEVRGNLLQGTIPPMLGHWSNLSMLDFADNRFSGTIPLELGKLEALQVLRLSSNRLAGMIPSELGHCTELIELDLSKNDLSGSIPLKIISVAKMQSLHLEENKFSGIIPDTFSSPHSLFELQLGSNILEGPIPCSLGKLHHFSSILNLSNNRLSGNIPQCLGNLDKLQILDLSSNGFSGEIPTALNSMISLTFVNISFNTLSGKLPSAWLKLVASYPGSFLGNPGLCLLGNEEKYCEEARNVGKRGQVLSGVIVGVVISVSLLCALIYILIARGFGKKSTPDQSLLHDCRSVTEDLPQDLQFEDIMRATQDPNDKYVIGRGKDGTVYRTESANSRKHWAVKKVDLSKTSFVIETKTLNLIRHRNVVRMAGYCMKDGYGYIVTEYVPGGTLFDVLHRSEPQLVLDWDTRYRIAFSIAQGLSYLHHDCVPQVIHRDIKSDNILLDSQLEPKIGDFGIAKLVNDSDPSSTRSAIVGTLGYIAPENAYSTRLTEKCDVYSYGVILLELLCRRLPVDPCFEEGLDIVSWSKKKLQENDEFIGFFDEEICYWERDEQQKALKLLDLALECTEQVADARPSMRDVVAFLIKLNDKHATSSSNRQSSRL, encoded by the exons ATGTTCTTTCCTTTATTGGGTTTCTGTTGGTTAACTCAGTTTCATTGCCTCCATCAGCCATATACCTTATTGAATTCCGCCATAGCCTCCCCAAACATTCTCAGCATCTCCTGCTATGGAACGAGTCCAATTCACCTTCCTCACCTTGCCAATGGCCAGGAGTTCATTGCTATCCCAAGAACAGCTTTCAAGTCAAG TGGCAACAGTTTTAGTGGTGAAATCCCCCTGCTGCTTGGAAACTGTGCTCAACTAAATACCATTCTTCTCAACGACAATGACTTCAGAGGGCCAATCCCACCTGAGCTTTTCGGATCAAAGCGGCTTTCACGGCTTGATTTGGGATATAATTCTCTCTCTGGTAATATTCCTCCTGAGGTAAGCTTCTGCACCAATCTCGAATACTTGGGATTGTACAATAATTATCTGAGAGGAGAGATTCCAAGTGAGATATTCTCTCTACCAGCTTTGAAGTATCTTTATTtgcacacaaacaacttcaccGGTTCTTTACCAGATTTTTCCCCTTCCTGTGCAATATCTGATctttggattcatcaaaatgcCTTTTCTGGATCTTTGCCTTATACTTTTAGCAATTGCCACAACCTTACTACGCTTATTGCATCTTATAACAACTTTGGAGGGGTTATTTCATTAGAGATCTTCGAGGGTCTTTTGCAACTTGAGATTCTCTATCTTGATGAAAACAATCTTGAAGGGGAAATACCGGAGACTTTGTGGGGCCTTGAAAGATTGCAAGAGCTTGTTCTTTCCGGGAACAAGCTGAATGGAAGTATACCTGAAAGAATTGCTCAATGCCATTTGCTAGCAGTTATTGCCCTCTCAAGTAATAAGCTGGTGGGTCAGATTCCTCATTCAATTggagatttaaaatatttgaacaatttGTTCCTCTTTGATAACATGCTTGATGGCTCACTACCTCCTCAGCTTGGAAACTGCACTTCACTTGTTGAACTTAAGCTTCAGAATAACTTCATCGGAGGGACAATTCCTCCAGAAATTTGCAATCTAGAAAATCTTGAGGTCCTTTTTCTGTTCAATAATCTTATCAGAGGCCATATTCCTCTACAGATTGGTAGAATGAGTAGTCTTATGGAGTTGGCTCTGTATAACAATAACTTGACTGGTAGAATCCCACTAGGAATAACCCATTTGAAAAAGCTCACATTCCTGTCCTTAGCTCATAATAATCTCTCTGGAGAGTTGCCATCGGAGCTTGGCAAGGATAATTCTCCTGGTCTACTTAAATTGGATTTAACTGGGAATAAGCTATATGGACCAATCCCTTCTAGTATATGTATAGGCAATAATCTTTCAGTTTTGGCATTAGGGAACAACCATTTTAATGGAAGTTTTCCAGTTGGCATTGAAAAATGCTCTTCTCTTAGAAGGGTGATCATTAGTAACAATCTCTTGCAAGGGACTATACCGGCTGATTTGGGTAATAACTCTGGAATTTCTTTCTTAGAAGTTCGAGGCAACTTGCTTCAAGGAACAATACCTCCAATGTTGGGACATTGGAGCAATTTATCCATGCTTGATTTTGCAGATAATAGATTTTCTGGAACTATACCTCTGGAGCTTGGTAAACTAGAGGCTCTACAAGTTTTGAGACTTTCTTCAAATAGGTTGGCTGGAATGATCCCTTCTGAGCTGGGACATTGCACGGAATTGATTGAACTGGACCTCAGCAAGAACGATCTTTCAGGAAGCATTCCTTTAAAGATCATCTCAGTTGCAAAAATGCAAAGTCTTCACCTTGAAGAGAACAAATTCAGTGGAATTATTCCTGACACTTTCTCTTCCCCTCATAGTCTGTTTGAGCTGCAGCTTGGAAGCAACATATTAGAAGGCCCTATTCCTTGCAGTTTGGgtaaacttcatcattttagtTCAATTCTCAATTTGAGCAATAATAGGCTCTCTGGTAATATCCCACAATGCCTGGGCAATCTAGACAAGTTGCAAATTCTTGACCTATCAAGTAATGGTTTCTCTGGTGAAATACCAACTGCACTAAACAGTATGATCTCCCTTACCTTTGTGAACATATCGTTCAATACCCTCTCTGGAAAACTCCCTTCTGCTTGGTTGAAGTTGGTGGCTTCATATCCAGGATCTTTCCTTGGAAACCCAGGACTTTGCTTGCTTGGTAATGAAGAAAAGTACTGTGAAGAAGCTAGAAATGTGGGTAAGAGAGGCCAAGTGCTGTCTGGAGTGATTGTAGGTGTAGTAATCTCAGTGTCACTACTCTGTGCTCTAATTTACATACTAATCGCTAGAGGCTTTGGGAAGAAATCAACTCCTGATCAGTCTCTCCTTCATGATTGTCGATCAGTAACTGAAGATTTACCTCAGGACTTACAATTTGAAGATATTATGCGTGCCACACAAGACCCAAATGACAAGTATGTGATCGGGAGAGGCAAAGATGGGACAGTCTACCGCACAGAATCTGCAAACTCCAGAAAGCATTGGGCAGTCAAGAAGGTGGACTTGTCCAAGAcaagttttgtaattgagacaAAGACTTTAAACTTAATTAGGCATCGGAATGTGGTGAGGATGGCAGGGTATTGCATGAAAGATGGATATGGTTACATTGTCACAGAGTACGTGCCAGGAGGGACCCTTTTTGATGTACTGCATAGAAGTGAACCCCAGTTGGTTTTAGACTGGGACACCAGATATCGTATTGCTTTCAGCATTGCACAAGGCCTTTCTTACCTTCACCATGACTGTGTGCCACAAGTTATCCATCGAGATATCAAATCTGACAACATTCTACTGGACTCTCAACTGGAACCAAAGATAGGAGATTTCGGGATAGCAAAATTGGTTAATGATTCTGATCCAAGCTCCACAAGGTCTGCCATTGTAGGAACATTAGGCTACATCGCACCAG AGAATGCGTATTCAACTCGGTTGACAGAGAAATGTGATGTATATAGTTACGGAGTCATTCTGCTGGAGCTCCTTTGCAGAAGATTGCCAGTTGACCCTTGCTTTGAAGAAGGCTTGGATATTGTCTCCTGGTCAAAGAAGAAGCTGCAGGAAAATGATGAGTTCATTGGCTTCTTTGATGAGGAAATCTGTTACTGGGAAAGAGATGAACAACAAAAGGCATTGAAGTTGTTGGACTTGGCGCTTGAGTGCACTGAACAAGTGGCGGATGCAAGACCCTCCATGAGAGATGTAGTAGCATTCCTTATCAAGTTGAACGATAAGCATGCAACCAGTTCAAGTAATAGACAAAGTTCAAGGTTATAG
- the LOC108992272 gene encoding receptor-like protein kinase isoform X1: MFLLFSYYVLSFIGFLLVNSVSLPPSAIYLIEFRHSLPKHSQHLLLWNESNSPSSPCQWPGVHCYPKNSFQVKVLNLSGFGLSGVLNNSISHLCHHKRLLSLDLSGNSFSGEIPLLLGNCAQLNTILLNDNDFRGPIPPELFGSKRLSRLDLGYNSLSGNIPPEVSFCTNLEYLGLYNNYLRGEIPSEIFSLPALKYLYLHTNNFTGSLPDFSPSCAISDLWIHQNAFSGSLPYTFSNCHNLTTLIASYNNFGGVISLEIFEGLLQLEILYLDENNLEGEIPETLWGLERLQELVLSGNKLNGSIPERIAQCHLLAVIALSSNKLVGQIPHSIGDLKYLNNLFLFDNMLDGSLPPQLGNCTSLVELKLQNNFIGGTIPPEICNLENLEVLFLFNNLIRGHIPLQIGRMSSLMELALYNNNLTGRIPLGITHLKKLTFLSLAHNNLSGELPSELGKDNSPGLLKLDLTGNKLYGPIPSSICIGNNLSVLALGNNHFNGSFPVGIEKCSSLRRVIISNNLLQGTIPADLGNNSGISFLEVRGNLLQGTIPPMLGHWSNLSMLDFADNRFSGTIPLELGKLEALQVLRLSSNRLAGMIPSELGHCTELIELDLSKNDLSGSIPLKIISVAKMQSLHLEENKFSGIIPDTFSSPHSLFELQLGSNILEGPIPCSLGKLHHFSSILNLSNNRLSGNIPQCLGNLDKLQILDLSSNGFSGEIPTALNSMISLTFVNISFNTLSGKLPSAWLKLVASYPGSFLGNPGLCLLGNEEKYCEEARNVGKRGQVLSGVIVGVVISVSLLCALIYILIARGFGKKSTPDQSLLHDCRSVTEDLPQDLQFEDIMRATQDPNDKYVIGRGKDGTVYRTESANSRKHWAVKKVDLSKTSFVIETKTLNLIRHRNVVRMAGYCMKDGYGYIVTEYVPGGTLFDVLHRSEPQLVLDWDTRYRIAFSIAQGLSYLHHDCVPQVIHRDIKSDNILLDSQLEPKIGDFGIAKLVNDSDPSSTRSAIVGTLGYIAPENAYSTRLTEKCDVYSYGVILLELLCRRLPVDPCFEEGLDIVSWSKKKLQENDEFIGFFDEEICYWERDEQQKALKLLDLALECTEQVADARPSMRDVVAFLIKLNDKHATSSSNRQSSRL; the protein is encoded by the exons ATGTTCTTGCTGTTTTCATACTATGTTCTTTCCTTTATTGGGTTTCTGTTGGTTAACTCAGTTTCATTGCCTCCATCAGCCATATACCTTATTGAATTCCGCCATAGCCTCCCCAAACATTCTCAGCATCTCCTGCTATGGAACGAGTCCAATTCACCTTCCTCACCTTGCCAATGGCCAGGAGTTCATTGCTATCCCAAGAACAGCTTTCAAGTCAAGGTCTTAAACCTCTCAGGCTTTGGACTCTCTGGTGTCTTGAACAACTCGATTTCCCATCTCTGCCACCATAAACGTTTGCTCTCTCTTGACCTCAGTGGCAACAGTTTTAGTGGTGAAATCCCCCTGCTGCTTGGAAACTGTGCTCAACTAAATACCATTCTTCTCAACGACAATGACTTCAGAGGGCCAATCCCACCTGAGCTTTTCGGATCAAAGCGGCTTTCACGGCTTGATTTGGGATATAATTCTCTCTCTGGTAATATTCCTCCTGAGGTAAGCTTCTGCACCAATCTCGAATACTTGGGATTGTACAATAATTATCTGAGAGGAGAGATTCCAAGTGAGATATTCTCTCTACCAGCTTTGAAGTATCTTTATTtgcacacaaacaacttcaccGGTTCTTTACCAGATTTTTCCCCTTCCTGTGCAATATCTGATctttggattcatcaaaatgcCTTTTCTGGATCTTTGCCTTATACTTTTAGCAATTGCCACAACCTTACTACGCTTATTGCATCTTATAACAACTTTGGAGGGGTTATTTCATTAGAGATCTTCGAGGGTCTTTTGCAACTTGAGATTCTCTATCTTGATGAAAACAATCTTGAAGGGGAAATACCGGAGACTTTGTGGGGCCTTGAAAGATTGCAAGAGCTTGTTCTTTCCGGGAACAAGCTGAATGGAAGTATACCTGAAAGAATTGCTCAATGCCATTTGCTAGCAGTTATTGCCCTCTCAAGTAATAAGCTGGTGGGTCAGATTCCTCATTCAATTggagatttaaaatatttgaacaatttGTTCCTCTTTGATAACATGCTTGATGGCTCACTACCTCCTCAGCTTGGAAACTGCACTTCACTTGTTGAACTTAAGCTTCAGAATAACTTCATCGGAGGGACAATTCCTCCAGAAATTTGCAATCTAGAAAATCTTGAGGTCCTTTTTCTGTTCAATAATCTTATCAGAGGCCATATTCCTCTACAGATTGGTAGAATGAGTAGTCTTATGGAGTTGGCTCTGTATAACAATAACTTGACTGGTAGAATCCCACTAGGAATAACCCATTTGAAAAAGCTCACATTCCTGTCCTTAGCTCATAATAATCTCTCTGGAGAGTTGCCATCGGAGCTTGGCAAGGATAATTCTCCTGGTCTACTTAAATTGGATTTAACTGGGAATAAGCTATATGGACCAATCCCTTCTAGTATATGTATAGGCAATAATCTTTCAGTTTTGGCATTAGGGAACAACCATTTTAATGGAAGTTTTCCAGTTGGCATTGAAAAATGCTCTTCTCTTAGAAGGGTGATCATTAGTAACAATCTCTTGCAAGGGACTATACCGGCTGATTTGGGTAATAACTCTGGAATTTCTTTCTTAGAAGTTCGAGGCAACTTGCTTCAAGGAACAATACCTCCAATGTTGGGACATTGGAGCAATTTATCCATGCTTGATTTTGCAGATAATAGATTTTCTGGAACTATACCTCTGGAGCTTGGTAAACTAGAGGCTCTACAAGTTTTGAGACTTTCTTCAAATAGGTTGGCTGGAATGATCCCTTCTGAGCTGGGACATTGCACGGAATTGATTGAACTGGACCTCAGCAAGAACGATCTTTCAGGAAGCATTCCTTTAAAGATCATCTCAGTTGCAAAAATGCAAAGTCTTCACCTTGAAGAGAACAAATTCAGTGGAATTATTCCTGACACTTTCTCTTCCCCTCATAGTCTGTTTGAGCTGCAGCTTGGAAGCAACATATTAGAAGGCCCTATTCCTTGCAGTTTGGgtaaacttcatcattttagtTCAATTCTCAATTTGAGCAATAATAGGCTCTCTGGTAATATCCCACAATGCCTGGGCAATCTAGACAAGTTGCAAATTCTTGACCTATCAAGTAATGGTTTCTCTGGTGAAATACCAACTGCACTAAACAGTATGATCTCCCTTACCTTTGTGAACATATCGTTCAATACCCTCTCTGGAAAACTCCCTTCTGCTTGGTTGAAGTTGGTGGCTTCATATCCAGGATCTTTCCTTGGAAACCCAGGACTTTGCTTGCTTGGTAATGAAGAAAAGTACTGTGAAGAAGCTAGAAATGTGGGTAAGAGAGGCCAAGTGCTGTCTGGAGTGATTGTAGGTGTAGTAATCTCAGTGTCACTACTCTGTGCTCTAATTTACATACTAATCGCTAGAGGCTTTGGGAAGAAATCAACTCCTGATCAGTCTCTCCTTCATGATTGTCGATCAGTAACTGAAGATTTACCTCAGGACTTACAATTTGAAGATATTATGCGTGCCACACAAGACCCAAATGACAAGTATGTGATCGGGAGAGGCAAAGATGGGACAGTCTACCGCACAGAATCTGCAAACTCCAGAAAGCATTGGGCAGTCAAGAAGGTGGACTTGTCCAAGAcaagttttgtaattgagacaAAGACTTTAAACTTAATTAGGCATCGGAATGTGGTGAGGATGGCAGGGTATTGCATGAAAGATGGATATGGTTACATTGTCACAGAGTACGTGCCAGGAGGGACCCTTTTTGATGTACTGCATAGAAGTGAACCCCAGTTGGTTTTAGACTGGGACACCAGATATCGTATTGCTTTCAGCATTGCACAAGGCCTTTCTTACCTTCACCATGACTGTGTGCCACAAGTTATCCATCGAGATATCAAATCTGACAACATTCTACTGGACTCTCAACTGGAACCAAAGATAGGAGATTTCGGGATAGCAAAATTGGTTAATGATTCTGATCCAAGCTCCACAAGGTCTGCCATTGTAGGAACATTAGGCTACATCGCACCAG AGAATGCGTATTCAACTCGGTTGACAGAGAAATGTGATGTATATAGTTACGGAGTCATTCTGCTGGAGCTCCTTTGCAGAAGATTGCCAGTTGACCCTTGCTTTGAAGAAGGCTTGGATATTGTCTCCTGGTCAAAGAAGAAGCTGCAGGAAAATGATGAGTTCATTGGCTTCTTTGATGAGGAAATCTGTTACTGGGAAAGAGATGAACAACAAAAGGCATTGAAGTTGTTGGACTTGGCGCTTGAGTGCACTGAACAAGTGGCGGATGCAAGACCCTCCATGAGAGATGTAGTAGCATTCCTTATCAAGTTGAACGATAAGCATGCAACCAGTTCAAGTAATAGACAAAGTTCAAG GTTATAG